Sequence from the Rutidosis leptorrhynchoides isolate AG116_Rl617_1_P2 chromosome 3, CSIRO_AGI_Rlap_v1, whole genome shotgun sequence genome:
tatatatatatatatatatatatatatatatagtgctaATACTAGTAAAAACGTCCACAGCGAAATTGTTTAATTACTTTAGCGAAACAATATATGGACAGTGGAACTTGAACCCGACAACAGATGGAGCGAGTGTAAAAACTTATTGTATTAAATTTTTCGTTGACAGCCGAGTTAAACACTAAAATGCCAAAAGAAATTAAATTACAAAAGATAAGCAGCAATGTCGGTTTGTATACAGTCACTCTTTATTTTGGTAAACAATCTTAGCAAGTATTTGACCATTAACATGTTGCATTTGGAGATGATCCTCACACACTACTTTTAAATCCATCTACACTTAATTTACTATTATACTCTTAATTAtacttagaataataatataagttcaagttCTTAGATTAATTTAGGAGTATAGATGTGAatttatgagacaaaagtgtaGATGGATCAAAAAATGATGTGTGAGGATCACCTGCCTCCTGTTGCCTTAGATCATGACCAAGGAGGAGCTTATGGATTCAAACTTGTATCATCAACTTTATGGTGAAAGTAAGCAATAATGCAATAAGTTATACTCTGACTAGTATTAATTAATTTTTCCTTTTTTTGCTAAAAATACTTTAATTCAAATAGAAACAGAGACGTTTTTAAAAAGTAAACATTAACAACATGAAATACAACAAACGGGGAACCGGACGAGACTCGCACCTAGCTAAAAGCTACATAGCAACAAACAAGATAAACTATCTATAACCGAGCTTCACCCATGTTAATTCGTGATAAGAGTATAACGGATCCAAAGATTAACAATTACAATTGATAGAAAAAAGAAAATTCAAACCTGGCGAAATAGGTGGCAAAAACAACATATACTACCATCATGGTAGAACACAATTGGTTAGAACAACAAAGCATGTCTAACGCGCCATCAATGATAACCTAAGTAACAATTGCGCTTAAAAAAAAGAAGCAAACAAACAATATTGGTCTGGAGAACGCCGACCGTTACCACAATAACAAACAAACAAACTATTCCCAATGTTGGTGCGTTGTTTGATTGAGATATCATATACATACTTAATATGTTATATGTATGTGATTGATTATAAATCACTATGTACGATTCTATTTTTGGTTTAAAGTCAGTTCTCTTTCGGTTGGTCCATGTGTGATATGGACTTCATTATACCCCCAAAAGCCCATTTCATTTGAAAACCAATCATAACTGATACTAGTATATTATTAATAGCCCATTTAATTAGCGTTGATCGATTGTAGTGCCTTGTACAACACGACAAAAATCATCCTAATTTAGTTCGCAGGTACGGCAGTGTAACTTTAATCGTTGCCTTCTCTTTGATATGATCCACCAATTTGTTGAGAATCCTGTGTGAAATTGTTAAAGCTGCAGCAATCATGTTAAAGCTCGTTGCTTGTTCGCGTGTTCTAAAACATGCGGTGACCTGCAGATCTTCTATCCCGTTCTGTCCACCATCATCATCTGTGACGTCACAGTTTATAAACACAACAAGTTTTCGCCTTTATTTTACTAATGCATTTGAGCCCCAAAAACGCCATGATTATTATATGGACCCCCCTTCAACTGCAGGTAACGTACTCGTATAAATTTTAAGTATCTCCAATTAAAGTTTAGTAATTTCTTTTTACTAATAATGCTTAATTTTGTAACAAAATATTACTTAGATCTATTGGATCGATTTCTTCGAAGACTAATCCGGACCTCAAAGAGGATTAGGTCTTTTCTTCCACGTAATGTAAAGGTGGTTAAACCAAGCAGTAAAAAGGAAGATGCTGACGGTCTCTACTATCTCATTCATTTGAAAGGAGTGGGGCCGGAGAAGGTGAAGGTGTCCGTTGATCACGGCACTATCTTAATCGAAGGCAACAATAccgatatatatataaagtatgttTGCTGGGTTGATTTGCCAGATATAGATATACCAGATAAGAGGTTTAAAACTAGGGATATCAAGGCTGAGGTTGATCCCCATGGAACAGTGAAGTTAATTATTCCCAAGCTGAAGAAAAAGGAATCGGTGTATAATGTCAATTTAGGAACTGTTGATGAAATGCTTGATTTCGATTAAACAAAGGGTGGTTTTATGTTTTGTGTGTCTGTTGATGAAATGCTTGACACGTACTCGTTAATTGCCAGAAAATTATAATGCGAAGGTGGTAAACCCATCGAAGATACCGACGGCCTCTACTTAATCATTCCTTTGATTCGAGTGGGGCCGGAGGACGTGAAGGTGTCTGTTGGCATGGACTATCTTCATCGAAGGCAAGATGGGTCCTGGCTTGATCATCGAAATTGTTGAAAAGTATATTTGCTGTCTTGATTTACCAGATATTTCTATGGTGAGTTGAAGTTAATTATTATTCCCAAACTGAAACAAGAGGAATTGGTGTATAATGTCAATTTCAGAAATTGAATTTAACTTTTCTTTGCCACCTTTGCATAAGAAAGTTTTAAGTGTTGTGACTTGTGTCTTCTAAGTTTACTTGATATTCATTTACGTAATAGTTTACTTATTCAGTTATTCGtatttgatgatgatattttttacTTTCGTTCTGAGCTTGATGAATTTGTATAAAGATCATATCATTGCTGATGATCAACACTCTTAATTTGTACACTTGGCATATAAAAATTTACTACGGAGTAGAAAATTATAACTGCAAATCTAGTTTGGTATGTAGGCATGTAGCTAATCGATTATCGCATAAGCGCCAACTggaaatacatatttatacattgTTCAAAATGCCTGCGCATATCTATAATTAATTTCATAATGAACATAAATTTTGGATCATTTATATAAAATTTACTATATCGAAAATGACCTGACAGTCAAACCATATGTTTTACAAGCCCAACAAGAAATGCAGCAACGTGAAAAGGTTGTATTATGTGCCATATGTAGCAAGTGAACTGTTTTTTCATATGCTTTACAAACCCGGAGATTTTGATCAAATACGCTTAAAGTTCAAGATGTTTGAGTCTTTACTCAATTGTATTTGTAATGTTGTAATGTTTCAAGATGTCTTTTTATTCATGTACTATAACCTCTCTGTAATCAGTGCTTTACTGATTGATTTTAATATATTGTCTTTttcgctaaaaaaaaaaaaaaaaatgaacctcCAAGTAATTACAAACAAAAAGCCCACAGAGCCCACATATGCAAAAAACAAACTGGCCCAATAATAACCCTACCACAACACCTACCCAAAACAAAATCGACCATACCATTCTTGTAACCAAAAACATCAAGCGTCAGACACAAGCACCCACGGCTGCGAACTCCACATTATTGTATTGATGAGCAAAGCATAATTTGGCCGACACAGCCCTTTGGAATACTTTGAGCTTATCGACGAAACCACCTCCGTCCAACATGAAAACGAATCCTCAAATATCGCTTTGTTCCTAGACGTCAAGATAGCCTAAGTTGTAGACATACCAATAAGCCTCCAAAACAACCTCTGTCCAGCACGTGAACTGATTATATGTGGTTGTGCAAGATCTTAATTTCAATTCACATAAAGTTTTACTTCTTCAACTGTTCATTCAATTTAGCCATAAAGAAGAACCATGTATTTGCAATTTTATATATATTCTCAAAATATAGCAATAACTTTTGGAAAGGAAAGAATACACGTACATGTAATTTGTAAAATGGCACATTCATAGTTTACCCCCAATGTATAGTATTTGAGGGTGCTTGGTTAGGGTTTTAGAGAAGTGATGGTGATGAATAGAGATTCTTATGAGTAATTATCCCAAAGTGATTAGTGAGTCccttgttcatatatatatattctcattaCACAATTTAAACCAAGcaagccccccccccccccccccccccccccccccccccaaccaacccaccccccccccccccccaccccaccCCACCACTTAAACCTGTATATACTTTAAAACTATAAGAAAGTGTAATGAGAATAATAGGTTTAAACCTGTATATAGCCGCATCCATTACTTGACTCAATGAGTGATCTTTCCACTCGAGATATAACACAATACGGTTTCCCATTTCCCGCAAACTTAGATTCTATCATCTTTCTTATTTCGTCTGAAATTTCAGGATCTTATCAAAATCATGTAACTAGACAGGGATTTTGATAACCATGGCACGATACCCATGATATGAAATATAATTAATTGTACACAATAACCTGTGAAACATTCACAACGAAGCCCACATAAATCTGAGTCGAATAGAAAAATGATTTTCATTATAGAAAAATATTTGATATGTATAATACATACAATTTGAAACCAATGAAAAACGCCCACCTGAATATATAAAATCCTATTCGGCACAACAATTAGGCACCCATCTACAGTAAGCAGTGTCGTGTTTGTTATTCCGATCCCTTTAAATTCATCTTCCATTGCTCTAACCGGCAGCGAAAAAAGTAGTGCAGATAAGAAACAATGGATAGTGAAAAGGGATCGGATTAACAAACACACCGGTGATTAGACAGAAAGGCGCCTAGTTGTCCCGAACCGAATCCTATCAAATCAGGTGGGCTTTAATTCATTGGTTTCAAGTTGTATGTATCATACATTGCATATCAAAGATTTTGTTATAATGAAAATAATTTTTTTACTCAAATCATATTTACGTAGGTTTCAGTATGAATGTTTCACCAGTTATTGTATACAATTCATATTTCATATCATGGGTATCGTGTCATGATCCTCAAAATTTCTGTCCAAGTAGATAATTTTGATAAGATCCTGAAATTAATGGAAAAGACATGTTTCCAATTCATCAAATAAATTTCAAACGAAGTAAGAAACATGAAGGAACCAACTGAATCAACCAAAAACATAATAGAACAAAAGAATTAATCATCAGATAAATatgaaaattatatttatataatataaataaatgatatctgttataaaagtaataattgaatgataattttattattattatagatattgcatagtatatttttttgagtataaataggtgtgttgagttagagtttattgtatgtattttttggttaacaaaaacactctctgtgatgacccgaaaatttttgacttatttaaaccaattctctatacgatttattattttaacacgctaaacaaagtctgttagattgagtctcaaaattttagaactgtttcatatatacaattacctttgattactctcgacgattcatgaacaattatatgtatgtatatatatatgtacaagtaaaaaacgactttcctacagtaaaaccctatttgctacagtaaaaattactttgctacagtaaaacactatttgctacagtaaaacactatttgctacagtgaaaccgtattttgctacagtgctacagtgaaaacgagtttgctacagctatttgctacagtaaacactatttgctacagtacactatttgctacagtaaacactatttgatgtcgacgaactagcaaacaaaaacagaaaaggcggccatgcgatcgcatggcaaaaacactgaaaactcatgcgatcgcatgagctacagtaaatcgaaaaatactataaaaggtcagttttgctcgacattttttttcattcttattctgtacttaaaatttatatttataattttaattataattttaattttaagtttaataataataaagtataatcgagggtatttttaattcgggtttcaaaccgttttaaaataaggaaatattgggtattgttcggggtattgttcttgaatccaagaccaaccatacattcgtctaccatcattacgtctacgcaatttgcctacaatattgagtctcaatattgaatcgtgagttatagtctccctttttaaatactttaaatatttttgagctgagaatacatgcaatttattttaaacgcaataagacacaagtacatactaaattctacactgagttaaaccggaaatcccttagctttggtaactagtagctgccagtacataggatatggactggtagacgcgaataattgtatatggatccatagggcttgacatccccgtccgagctagagcgctagccttttaacggacgtatgttatttgagtttaagacacgttggtttgcgtgtattaaaacgaatggggtaattatcactataacgttaagtttagttaccaaggtgctctgttacgtagaatctattgataaacttctgatgaaatcttgtggtctatctttatatatgtttatgactcgagcaattaaacctataactcaccaacattcgtgttgactttttagcatgttttattctcaggtccttagaatgcttccgctgtgatgtgcttgttgcctgcatggagtctctcatgctttgtacaaagtttattgcattcaaaataaaactgcgttgtgtaataaataattggactgtgatgtcaacctgtaaattaaagacttatgtatttcggggttttgcttatacctaagcactcgcccacatgtttataactttctatgtttagaaagttacttattttaatgaatgcaatattttatcaaaacgtatcatatagaggtcaaaacctcactgtggaatcaatgattaacgtgccgcgtcaatagcgattttgacgggtcgttacagttggtatcagagcttgaggtcatagggaaccagaaattacattagtgtgtttaactggtaattgttaggatgcattagtgagtctggactatgaccatatctgtttttactgatttttgcttattatttggtcaaaaacattatatgtgatatatttatatgctaacgtaattgttgtttcaattatgtgatagatgacttcctctaatcctatcattttgtacgactcggaatcggacactgaatctattctatccacaactgaaaagggcgttccaatacctattaaagaagaaattgtgttagccggggaatctcaactcccggtaaacccagaggaggttccagctccacccagctttagttttccggagccacagtatcgttggcatggacccatgatccctggagtaaaagaggatcgtccatttctaaacaaatatggacattggtccagatataccgccgacgggcgggttgtgccgattacgcctggcagatttcggttcatgaccaccggtacatattcttgcagttcgtcatcatattctcctacacatgactcagacagttcgtcatcagacgagatcagtaaggaggaggatttcgctaatgaaataaaagaggtcactaaggagaaattccaacttgctatagataataaaaacaacc
This genomic interval carries:
- the LOC139900031 gene encoding uncharacterized protein → MLKLVACSRVLKHAVTCRSSIPFCPPSSSVTSQFINTTSFRLYFTNAFEPQKRHDYYMDPPSTADLLDRFLRRLIRTSKRIRSFLPRNVKVVKPSSKKEDADGLYYLIHLKGVGPEKVKVSVDHGTILIEGNNTDIYIKYVCWVDLPDIDIPDKRFKTRDIKAEVDPHGTVKLIIPKLKKKESVYNVNLGTVDEMLDFD